The Raphanus sativus cultivar WK10039 chromosome 2, ASM80110v3, whole genome shotgun sequence DNA segment GCTGAGAAGCTGGAACAAGAGAATCTGTAAGATATCTCTCAGAAACACTCAGTCAAACATATAATAAGATCATTTggtaaaaaaatgtttttgtctcTGGTTTTTCTTACAGGAGGCTTGAAGCTAGATCAAGAAGCTTGTTATGCTGGAAATCCTCAAGAGGCACACGTCGCAAGGTAGCAAGCAACACCCTTATATcgattttatcttcttttttctttttcttttgttatggTTAGCTGAAAAAGATATGGAAACTTTGAAACTGTAGGCAACGAGGTTGAAGGTGAGAGGAAGAAGGACAAGACCACGGGCGTTATTGAAACTCGTGTCGTGTGGGAAATGTCTGACGACGAGATCTCCATCAAGATAAAtgtgtttttgttcttttgtcgATCATACTCAAATTGTTCTTGTAGACTGTAGTCATAGTCAGTTGTGTAGCTTCTTTGCATTTGTAATAGTTCTTTTGGATCTTGTTTTTACCACAAAAATAAATTGGATTAGTTTTTGTAACTTTGTAAGTCTATTCATTCTTAAGAGTTGTATTGAAATGGTGGCGATGCTGCATGAAAAATGTGCTATGTAAACCTCAAACGCTAACGCATCAAGGAAGAACTCAAAGCATTAGAAACCATATGGTTCTTCTTATAACTCCAGCATGATTGTAAATCGGATCTGTTTCATTAGCTGTGGTTAGCCTCGCACAAAAATTAGCATTTgcatttttgttatttatcttAGGTCCAACAATTCTGAAGTCCGGCCAAAAAAATGTAGGATAATTCGTCAATCCCTAATATTTGACCATCAGaaacaaaaacatacaaattcAAACTTAACACAGAGGGAAAGTATGTGTGGCAACCATGCTGTAAAGCAatgacaaaataaattaatttacaacATTTCCTCTTCTTTGTTCGTTTGGCTATCATCTAAGTTTGAAATTGTCGTGAAATaatgttttctcctttttaaaTGATAAAGGCCAGTctcccaaaaaaaattatattttattgtaaaataataacaCCGCAATGGGTATTATTCCTTTATATTTTCGCAGATGGGAAAGTAGAAGAGCCTGAAATGGGTGACTTTGCTAATGCTTCAATGCCAAGCcttatgtaaataaaagaaaacacacTTTCTCTATCCCATGACACAAACCATACCTAAAGGTAGGTGATATATCCATATGGAAAGATTTTAGTTGTTCTTCTAAAATCAGGACCACATCAACTTCACAAAATCTCCAACTTTCAGATAACCCTGAATCCATCAACTTTACCTTCTTCATGATTAAAATATCTCTTAGTCTAGGACCAGGAGAGACCGGGACCGATACCAATCATATTGTTATAGTCATGCAAATGCAAAGGGCAATAGATTCTATGAGCCAGGACCTCAGTTTTAACACAGCTACTACAAACTAAAAGGTAAGATGATTCTTGTGGTTTCTTGGGTCTGTCACGTTActtagaaagaagagagagaactCAAGTCTTTGTCATCAATGAAGTTTGGTTTTTGATTGATAAAGCTGGTCCCCTACTTCGGTATAAATTCCAATACATACCCAGAGATTacaaaaccaattaaaaaaacaaaaagttttcTAAGGCCAAAAGTGGTCACAGGATTCTTCAGGCGGGTTTAGTTcgctctttcttttttttcaaactgCAACTAGCTTTTTACACGTTAAGACAACATCTTCCATCTCCCTATTAAACACAACGACCTAACCATATTACAACAGTAACCTCTAGATACATCccttacttttttttaatcatattgtTTTATAGTCCATCCTAAGAAACCCCCGGTAGAAAAAGAGACCACAAAACTTTTTCAGATTCTTTGGAATGATGAGATGGGGACGAAAGAAacctgtttcttcttcttggttttCAAAGTTGAGTGGTTCTTCTGACTTGAAACCTGTAAAAGAGAAGAAGCAAGATGATGAAGCTACCCAGAGCATGTCTACTAAACGTCGAAGTGATATTCATGAGAGCAACAAAAGGTTTCAGAGAGTATCAATAGAAAAAGAGAGCACTGCAACAAGGTCAGAAGATATGGAGTCAAATGAGAAGTTTGAAGAGATAATGAGAAGTGCGAGGAAGAAAGCAAGAGATTTCGAAAGAGAGAAGTGTGGCTTTCTGGAAGTAAAGGCAATGGACAGAGACAAAGGAACTGTGATCATGACGCCAAGAATTcagctgaagagagagaagcagAGATATGAGAGACGTGACCAAAGGCTTCTCGAACAAAAGCCAAAGAGATCAGAACAAGACGCAGAGGTGAAGACCAAAATACCTTGGAGAAGGACATTTACAGGGAGTTACAGCAGAAAAGATTCTGTGATTCTTGGTCAGACCGAATCAAAACCGGCTCATCAGTGGCAAAAGCTCAAGGATACAAAACTAAGAGAAGTGAAGCTGAAGGCTGACCAACAGAGGAAATCTATGTACCTAAGAAGGGA contains these protein-coding regions:
- the LOC108822204 gene encoding transcription repressor OFP5; the protein is MMRWGRKKPVSSSWFSKLSGSSDLKPVKEKKQDDEATQSMSTKRRSDIHESNKRFQRVSIEKESTATRSEDMESNEKFEEIMRSARKKARDFEREKCGFLEVKAMDRDKGTVIMTPRIQLKREKQRYERRDQRLLEQKPKRSEQDAEVKTKIPWRRTFTGSYSRKDSVILGQTESKPAHQWQKLKDTKLREVKLKADQQRKSMYLRRELNRLGTKENNKVRVFSPRASEKCRVKAIEDLKKAKLRAREHKHELVKEAADGGMENESFAVVKCSSNPQRDFRDSMIEMIMENGIHHPEELKELLVCYLRLNSDEYHNMIIDVFQQVHSDLSFH